In one Heterodontus francisci isolate sHetFra1 chromosome 16, sHetFra1.hap1, whole genome shotgun sequence genomic region, the following are encoded:
- the neurl2 gene encoding neuralized-like protein 2 has translation MAAVSDPYMRFHHIHGTNVKLDDSQTQATRTESFGNGVCFSKEPLDPDKIFLVEIEEKELGWCGNVRIGLTAHNPKNLESVPEYSLPDLVNLGSSWVFAITRNHNKVSTDDLESNPAPMPLCSMEAYLQIGKCKIPKDKLVGRSRPGRYSHILDQLYKTNILPATARGSRVGVLYTTRANMGDMHIVINGEDMGPCARGIPTNQPLYAVVDVFASTKTVRIIQVDYGFPSLQTLCRQLVQKCIMHRLAIDWLELPALLKNYCKYE, from the exons ATGGCTGCAGTGTCAGATCCGTATATGCGTTTCCACCACATCCATGGAACCAACGTGAAACTGGATGATTCTCAGACCCAGGCCACCAGGACCGAGAGTTTTGGCAATGGGGTTTGTTTCAGTAAAGAACCTTTGGATCCTGACAAAATTTTCCTTGTAGAAATTGAAGAGAAAGAGCTAGGGTGGTGTGGTAATGTAAGGATTGGTTTGACAGCACACAATCCAAAAAACCTGGAGTCGGTTCCTGAGTATTCCCTCCCTGATTTGGTAAACTTAGGGAGCAGTTGGGTTTTTGCAATAACCAGGAATCACAATAAGGTCTCCACTGATGATCTGGAGTCAAATCCTGCTCCAATGCCGCTCTGTTCTATGGAGGCCTATCTGCAAATCGGAAAATGTAAGATCCCCAAGGACAAGCTGGTAGGAAGAAGCAGGCCAGGAAGGTACAGCCACATCTTAGATCAACTGTATAAGACTAACATTCTTCCTGCGACTGCCAGAGGAAGCAGAGTTGGGGTCTTGTATACCACTCGTGCTAATATGGGAGACATGCACATTGTCATCAATGGGGAGGACATGGGTCCCTGTGCCAGAGGAATCCCCACAAACCAGCCTCTCTACGCTGTTGTGGATGTGTTTGCTTCCACTAAGACAGTGAGGATTATACAAGTGGACTATGGTT TTCCATCTCTACAGACGCTGTGCCGTCAGCTTGTTCAGAAGTGCATAATGCACAGACTGGCCATCGACTGGCTAGAACTACCAGCTCTGTTAAAGAATTACTGCAAATATGAATGA